CAGGCCCTCTGGGCAGGCATAAAGCCGGGTATGCGTGTTGCGGATATATGCTGTGGTTCAGGAAAAACTACTTCCATACTGCATAAATTAGTTCAACCTGGTGGTCTCGCAGTAGGAGTGGATGGGTCAAAAAATAGAATTGAATATGCTAAAGGGCACTATGGTGTCCAGGGGCTGGAATTTACGTGTAAAGATATACGCGAGTCTCTTGCTGACTTGGGGACATTTGACTTTGTCTGGGTCAGATTTCTTTTGGAGTACTATCTCGCTGATAGTTTTAACATAGTTAAGTATTTATCTGAGATTGTAAAACCTGGCGGTATTTTATGCCTGATTGATTTGGACCATAATTGTTTAAACCATTTTGCTCTTCCCCAGAGATTGGAAAGAACCATTTTTGCAATGATAAAGTATCTGGAAGAAAAAGCGAATTTTGATCCTTATGCAGGAAGAAAGCTCTATTATCATCTTTATACGCTGGGATATCATGATATAAATGTAGATGTTGCAGCCCACCATTTGATATTTGGCAAATTAAAGGATATCGATGCCTTCAACTGGATCAAGAAAATTGAAGTTATCTCAAGGAAGGTACAATATCCATTTGAAGAATATCAGGGTGGGTATGAAGAATTCTCGGAAGAATTTAACAGATTTTTTGCCGATCCGGGCAGATTTACTTACACGCCGGTGATTATATGCAGGGGAAAGAAGCCGAGCATGTGATTTAAACCTGTAAAACTAACTTGTTCGAGGGGCTCCATTGATATTTATATTTCTTATTGTAAAATTTGATAAAAGCATCAACAATCTTTTTATCAAAGCGCTGTCCGCTTTCCTCTTCTAAAAGTTGAAATGCTGTATCAAGTGGCAACGGTTCCCGGTAATGACGTTTTGATGTAATGGCTTCAAAAAAGTCTGCAACACCAATTATCCTTGCTCCAAGGGGAATTTCTTCTCCCCTGAGTCCTTTAGGATAACCGCTTCCGTCAATTTTTTCGTGATGGGATCCTGCAATATCAGGAACTTCTCTGTAAATACCTTCAAAATGTATCTGTTCCAATATTTTTTTAGTTTTTTCTGCATGAGTTTCTATCTCTTTGCGCTCACCAAAGTCCAGTTTGCCATTTTTCTTTAAGATTGAGTCGTCGATACCTATCTTACCATAATCATGCAGTAATGCAGCAACCCGAATCACTTCGCAGTAATCTTTTGATATCTCAAGTTCGTTACAAATGCCCAGGGCATATTCAGTA
The Candidatus Brocadia sp. genome window above contains:
- a CDS encoding class I SAM-dependent methyltransferase, whose protein sequence is MQGNEYLMESDEEVLRLDIKTDNIVVENQALWAGIKPGMRVADICCGSGKTTSILHKLVQPGGLAVGVDGSKNRIEYAKGHYGVQGLEFTCKDIRESLADLGTFDFVWVRFLLEYYLADSFNIVKYLSEIVKPGGILCLIDLDHNCLNHFALPQRLERTIFAMIKYLEEKANFDPYAGRKLYYHLYTLGYHDINVDVAAHHLIFGKLKDIDAFNWIKKIEVISRKVQYPFEEYQGGYEEFSEEFNRFFADPGRFTYTPVIICRGKKPSM